The Polynucleobacter sp. HIN7 genomic interval TTGGCATCGCATTTGACTGGCAGGCACTAGATCTTGATCGCTGGACCCCCGAGGTTCATGATCAGGCGCTTGATTTGGTGGTCACAAACTTTGGTATCTATCGAAGCTCGATTAAGTCTTAGATGCTTGGTCCAATTGTAGATTCTGAGCAATACGAATCACGGGCTCTGCTTGGTTTAGCGAGTAAAAATGTAGTCCAGGCACTCCAGCAACGATAAGTTGCTCGCACAATGCGCTCACCACATCCTCGCCAAAGGCTTTAATCGAAGCGCTGTCATCGCCGTATGCCAAAAGACGCAGACGAATCCAGCGCGGTATTTCTGCGCCGCATGCATCTGAAAAACGTAGCAATTGGGTACTACTGGTAATCGGCATAATGCCGGCAACCACAGGCACATCAACACCTAATTGATAAGCATCATCTACAAACCGAAAATACGCATCGCTGTTAAAAAAGTATTGGGTAATTGCTGAGTTAGCGCCCGCCTTAATTTTTTGGGCAAAGTAGGCGACATCCTTGCTGGGCGACTGCGCCTGCGGATGGGTCTCGGGATAAGCGGCTACCTCAATATGAAACCAGTCACCGGTCTCTTGGCGAATAAATTCCACTAACTGATTGGCATGCTGCAGCTCACCGTATTGCCCCATGCCAGAAGGTAAATCACCACGTAAGGCCACAATTCGTTTGATACCCAAGGCCTTGTATTGTGCAAGAAGTTTCCCAATTAATTCCTTAGAGCTACCCACACACGATAAATGAGGAGCTACTACCTCTCCCGCCCGATGAATTGCCTCAACGGTCTGCAAGGTTCCCGATTGAGTCGAACCGCCCGCACCAAAGGTCACCGAATAAAAGGCGGGCTGCAGTGCCGCTGTGATTCGCTCTCGCGTTTGCAACAAGCGTGCCTCCCCCTCCGGGGTTTTGGGGGGGAAGAACTCGACGCTTAATTCCATAGCAAACCCTTTAGCTTTTTAATAACGATAAGTTTCGGGCTTAAATGGGCCTTCTTTCTTAACGCCAATGTAAGCCGCTTGTTGATCCGAAAGCTCCGTTAACTGTGCGTTCAATTTCTTCAGTTGCAAACGAGCAACTTTTTCATCTAAATGCTTAGGCAAGGTATAGACCCCAACAGGATATTTATTCGTCCCTGCCGCACCCCAGAGCTCGATCTGTGCAATCACTTGATTGGCAAACGAAGAGCTCATGACATACGAAGGGTGTCCAGTACCGCAGCCTAAGTTCACTAAACGGCCCTTGGCCAAAATAATCAGGCGCTTTTCTGGAAGACCGTTGGCCGCTGGGAAGATCACGTGGTCAACCTGTGGCTTAATTTCTTCCCATTGGTATTTTTCAATACTAGCAATATCAATTTCGTTATCAAAGTGGCCGATATTGCACACAATCGCCTGGTCTTTCATCTTCTTCATATGATCGTGCGTAATAACGTGATAGTTACCAGTGGCAGTCACAAAAATATCGGCTTTGTCGGCGGCATACTCCATCGTGACTACGCGATATCCTTCCATCGCGGCCTGAAGCGCACAGATTGGATCAACCTCTGTAACCCATACTTGAGCTGAGAGGGCTCGCAATGCTTGTGCAGAGCCTTTACCCACATCACCATAACCAGCCACAACGGCAATCTTGCCGGCAATCATCACGTCAGTTGCGCGCTTAATTGCATCGACTAAGGATTCGCGGCAGCCGTACAAATTATCAAATTTGCTCTTAGTAACTGAGTCATTGACGTTAATGGCTGGGAAATGCAATTCGCCTTTGGCGTGCATTTGATAAAGACGATGCACACCCGTTGTGGTTTCTTCGGTAACGCCGTTAATCTTCGCTAACCGAGTTGAGTACCATGTTGGATCGATCGCCAATTTACTCTTAATCGCCGCAAAGAGAATACGTTCCTCTTCGCTCGTTGGATGGTTCAGAACGGCTTGGTCTTTTTCAGCCTTACTGCCTAGGTGTAGCAACAGGGTTGCGTCACCACCGTCATCCAAGATCATATTGCTGTATCCACCATCGGCCCACTCAAAGATCTTATGAGTGAAATCCCAATACTGCTCGAGGGTCTCACCTTTAATCGCAAATACTGGGGTGCCATTCGCAGCGATCGCGGCAGCAGCATGGTCTTGTGTTGAAAAAATATTACATGATGCCCAGCGCACTTCGGCACCCAAGGCCTCAAGCGTTTCAATCAGAACCGCAGTTTGAATGGTCATGTGTAGCGATCCGGTGATGCGCGCGCCGCGCAATGGCTGCTTGGCGGCAAACTCTTCACGAATCGCCATCAAACCAGGCATCTCGGTTTCTGCAATTTTGATTTCTTTACGGCCAAAGTCGGCTAAGCCAATATCGGCAATTGCAAAATCGCCATTTAACTTTAAATCAGCAACGGTATTCATGAATAGCTCCAGCTAAAGAACGCCAGCGGAGCCAATAGTGACTCGCTAACCGCCAGCATTCGGGTTAGCGAGCGCAGTTGCAATGAAGTTACTAAGTAACTCCCCTTCAAGCCTGGGGGGCGACGATGCGCCCCTTGCAACGCTCCTTGAAGGAATTGCCTAAATTGTAATCAATTTTGGGCTAGAGGCCTGCGCCAGCCTTCAAAGCAGCCGCCTTGTCCTTGCGCTCCCATGTGAATTCAGGCTCCTCGCGGCCAAAATGGCCATATGCAGCGGTCTTTTTATAAATAGGCCGCAAGAGATCAAGCATTTTCACAATACCCTTCGGACGCAGATCAAAATGCTCAGATACAAGTTTTGCAATCTGCTCATCCGCAATCTTGCCAGTACCAAAGGTGCTAACCATCACCGATGTAGGACGAGCCACACCAATCGCATACGAGATCTGAATGAGGCATTTACTTGCCAGACCTGCAGCGACTACATTCTTAGCTACATAGCGGCCAGCGTAGGCAGCCGATCGATCCACCTTAGACGGATCTTTCCCAGAAAATGCACCGCCACCGTGAGGAGCTGCGCCACCGTAAGTATCCACAATAATTTTGCGTCCGGTGAGACCGCAATCGCCTTGGGGGCCGCCAATCACAAAACGACCGGTTGGGTTT includes:
- the metF gene encoding methylenetetrahydrofolate reductase [NAD(P)H] encodes the protein MELSVEFFPPKTPEGEARLLQTRERITAALQPAFYSVTFGAGGSTQSGTLQTVEAIHRAGEVVAPHLSCVGSSKELIGKLLAQYKALGIKRIVALRGDLPSGMGQYGELQHANQLVEFIRQETGDWFHIEVAAYPETHPQAQSPSKDVAYFAQKIKAGANSAITQYFFNSDAYFRFVDDAYQLGVDVPVVAGIMPITSSTQLLRFSDACGAEIPRWIRLRLLAYGDDSASIKAFGEDVVSALCEQLIVAGVPGLHFYSLNQAEPVIRIAQNLQLDQASKT
- the ahcY gene encoding adenosylhomocysteinase translates to MNTVADLKLNGDFAIADIGLADFGRKEIKIAETEMPGLMAIREEFAAKQPLRGARITGSLHMTIQTAVLIETLEALGAEVRWASCNIFSTQDHAAAAIAANGTPVFAIKGETLEQYWDFTHKIFEWADGGYSNMILDDGGDATLLLHLGSKAEKDQAVLNHPTSEEERILFAAIKSKLAIDPTWYSTRLAKINGVTEETTTGVHRLYQMHAKGELHFPAINVNDSVTKSKFDNLYGCRESLVDAIKRATDVMIAGKIAVVAGYGDVGKGSAQALRALSAQVWVTEVDPICALQAAMEGYRVVTMEYAADKADIFVTATGNYHVITHDHMKKMKDQAIVCNIGHFDNEIDIASIEKYQWEEIKPQVDHVIFPAANGLPEKRLIILAKGRLVNLGCGTGHPSYVMSSSFANQVIAQIELWGAAGTNKYPVGVYTLPKHLDEKVARLQLKKLNAQLTELSDQQAAYIGVKKEGPFKPETYRY